The nucleotide window TATTGATTATTTTTCCATCGTAGAGACCAAAGGGATTTTTGTTTATCAATTCCATTTTTAAAGCGTAATTACAGGCTGTTTTATACATTCTCATGTATTTTACCACGGAATTATTTTTAATACCTGTTTTGCTCTTAAAAGGGCTTTCGTGTTTTAAAAAAGATTCTAATTTATATACGAAAGAGGTGGTGATTTTGTTCCATGGAATATTTGACTCATGATATTCTTTTTGGATAAAGGATGTGAGCAGTTCTTTGGAACGCTCGTATTTTTGGAGCGATGCCTTGGATCTTTCGGCTGTCGAAACTTTCTTGCTGAAGTGTTTGATGTGGATTTCCAAAATTTCATTAATTGAAATTTCATTCGGTTTGCTCGTGTTTTTACCCCTTAGTTCGTCTCTGAGATTTACTAATGAAATGTCGCCATCTTTTTTAAACATTTCTATGAATTTTTTCTCGATGCAAAGTTGTTGCGTATCCAAGCTGTGACGAATAACTTTCTCTTTCTCCAGTTTAAGTACATTTCGCAGTTTTTGGGTAAAATCCCATCGCTCTTTTGAAATGTATTTTCCCGTTGATATTGCTAATGATTGCTGTTTGTATCGCAGACGCGCATAGATCGGTGATTCTTTTCCTGTTGCAGCTTTTCCTGGTTTCAAATAAAAATAAATTTTTAGCATAACTCATTTTTTTTTTTTAGGTTAATACGTAAAATTAATTTAGAATCAACAGAATAATTGTTATTTTTTAGGGAATTCCCTGGGAATCCCTAAAAATGAACAAAAAACGAGTGTTTTTTTAAGGTAAAAACCTTACGGTATTAACAAAAAAAAGGTACACTGATAGGTACACTCAGCTTTTGGTTTTTTGGGGAGATATGATAAACCGAAATCAAGGGGAGTTTCGTGAAGTCCTGTATTTGCTGGTTTTTTGGTGAAAGAGTATTTTTTGAAAAGGAGGGTTGCGGAGTTTTGGGCTCCGGCTAAAAACGACGAAACCCCTAGTGTTTACTAGGGGTTTCGCTTTCAGCGGAGAAAGAGGGATTCGAACCCCCGGACCTGTTACAGTCAACAGTTTTCAAGACTGCCGCAATCGACCACTCTGCCATTTCTCCAGTATGTTGCTCTCATTTCCTGATTGCGAGTGCAAATATAAGAACCTTTTTTGGTTATGCAAATGTATTTTTAGAAAAATCCCCTTTATTTTTAAAGGTTTTTTTTAATTGTTTCATTTACTTTGTTTTAGAATAGAAAAAATTTTCAATAATATTTAATAATTTACATATTCGGTTATTTCCAAGCCGTATCCTATCATCCCTACACGTTTGGTTTGTTGTGTATTTGACACAAGGCGAATTTTAGAAATATCAATATCATGAAGAATTTGAGCCCCAATTCCATAATCTTTGGTGTCAATAACAACTTTGGGTGCTTTCATAGTACCCTCTGATTGTAGTGATTTTAATTCGGAAATTCGGTTTAATAGGTTAACGGCCGTCATATCCTGATTGATAAAAATCACTGCACCTTTTCCATCTTGATTAATGATTTTAAACATATCATCCAATTGTTGATCCGCATTATTGGTTAGAGTGCCCAACAAGTCATTATTCACTTGTGAAGAGTGAATTCGGGTTAATATAGGTTCTCCAAGATTCCAAGTTCCTTTGGTCAAAGCAATATGAATCTGTTTGTTTGTAGTTTGTTCGTAAGCTCTAAGCCTAAAAGTACCAAAACGAGTTTCTATATCAAAATCTTCTTTCTTCACAATCAAACTGTCATGTTGCATTCTGTAAGCAACCAGATCTTCGATAGAAACCAATTTCAAATTAAATTTTCTAGCTACTTTTAGCAATTCAGGAAGTCGCGACATTGTACCGTCTTCATTCAAAATTTCGCAGATAACACCAGCGGGTTTAAAACCTGCCAATCTTGCAAAATCAATTGCAGCTTCTGTATGCCCCGTTCTTCGCAGAACACCACCTTGCTTGGCAATAAGGGGAAAAATATGTCCAGGACGGGCTAAATCGTGTGGTTTTGTATTAGCATCAACCAATGCGTGTACCGTTTTAGAACGATCAGCTGCTGATATTCCGGTGGTAACTCCATTTCCTTTTAAATCGACCGAAACTGTAAAAGCAGTTTCCATATGGTCTGTATTGTTAGTTACCATCGCGCGTAAGTCGAGTTCCTTACAACGGCTTTCTGTAAGTGGTGTACATATCAAACCGCGTCCGTGAGTAGCCATAAAGTTGATCATTTCTGGAGTAACCTTTTCTGCTGCAGCCAAAAAATCACCTTCATTTTCACGGTCTTCATCATCAACAACAATGATTATTTTGCCTTGACGAATGTCTTCTATGGCTTCTTCTATGGTGTTGAGCTGTATTTTTGTGGTAGACATCTTATTCTTTATTTAGAGATGGAAATATTTTGTGTACTATTTTTTGAAATACTTTTTGAATCGGAGCTAGTATTACGTCCATGTTGATTAAACCAATATCATTGGTGGCGCGATAGGTCAATAAAATAGCTAGAGGTGTAAGAATCATTGACGCCATCCAAGCTCCAAGGAAAGGGGGTAAACCGTCTTCCTGAGAAATCCTTTTCCCGAAAGTATTGATAAAATGGAATGAAATAAAAATCATTACTGCAAATACGATTGGCAAACCAAGACCTCCTTTTCGGATGATAGCTCCCAATGGTGCCCCAATAAAAAACATTAGAAAACAGGCGTAAACAATCACAAATTTTTCATTGAGTGATATGATGTGGCTGTTTATATTTTTCTTTTTAAAGTCCAGTTCAGATTTGGTCGCATCAATAGAGAAGAGCATGCTTTCAGTAGTACTGCTGGCTGAAGTAAGGATTTCTAACTTTTTTTTGTTATCGTAGATGGACAGTAAATCTTTGATATGTCTTTTTTTCTTTGTTACTACAGGAGCATTATTGTTCGTAAATGTACCCAGTCTGGAGACACTGTTTTCTGAGAATGATATGATTTCCGTATTTCGGTTTTTGGTAAGCGAATCCAATGTGTATTTCAAATCATTCACATTTAGCATCGTACTTGTATTGGAAACCGATTCGTCTTTGGTGTCCACTTTATTCAATTCAGACAAATCAATATTAATGCGGTATTTCTTGAAGGAGCTTTTGGCAAAAGGCAATTTGCCGCGGTCTTCGTATTTTTTTGGAACAATATCCTGATAGTAATTACCGTCATTCAACACCAATTGCAGAATACTGGATTTATCACTGCTGATTAATTCTCCGGTTTTAGCTCGAATTACCGTTTTGCTTCCGTCTCCGTTTGTGGCTTTTTGGTGAATGGTAACTCCAGTAAGATGATTGCCGTTTTCCCCCCATTTTTTGTTTACCTTAATATTGTATGCGCCTACATCGCTAAATTGACCCTCCGTAATAGCAAGAGCCGGCTTAGCCTGAGCAATGTTTTTTCGGAAATTGATGAACTTAAATTCGGCATACGGAATCACATTATTGGCAAAGAAAAAAGCAATAATACTCAATATTGTAATTGCAACCGTCAAGCTTCTCATGGTTCGTTGCAAAGAAATCCCTGATGATTTCATGGCTGCAAATTCATAATGCTCAGACAAGTTTCCAAAAGACATAATCGAAGCCAGCAATATAGAAAGTGGAAGTACCAAAGGCACAATTCGAGGCATCGAAAAAGCCAAGAATTTGATAACCATCACAAAGTCCAAATCCTTACCGGCCAATTCGGCAATAAATAGCCAAACGGTCTGAAGAATAAACACGAAAAAAAGGATAACAAATACCGTGGCAAATGTACCCAGAAATGTCTTTAATAAATATCGGTCTATAATTTTCACCTAGATAATTAGTCTAATTTGTTGATGGAATAATTAGGATATTTGCTTGCAACAAAGGTAAACTGATTTTTTGGCAATGTTTGGTTTGTTTTAAAAGAATTAACTGTCAATGTTGTTTTAGTACCTTTTTTGGCAATTTCAATCACATTGTAGATATTGTTCATTTTCGTGTCGATACCTACCAAAATTTCTTTTCTTTGATCCTTAGCATTAGTTGGAACCAGTTTCACGTATTGTATTTTTTTGCCACCAACATTTTGAATGATATCCATCGAAAATTTATAACCAGTATTAAAAAAAGTTAACATTTTTGAAGGAGTTATAGCCGCATCGTCCTTCTCATTTACAGTCGAAACCGTAACTTCTTCATCTTCCGGAACAATTGTGTATGTTTTTTTACCGTCAAAAATCTTAGTGATTCCCATGAAATTAAGCACAAATTGATTTCCCTTCATCACCACAGTTCCCTTGCTGTCCTGATTGATGTTTTCTTTGGCATTATTCAGCGAATATTTAAAATCGATTGTAATATTATCATAACTCTTTACTTTGGCAGTTACTTTGTCTAGTAAAGCTTTTGCTTGTGCATCTTGTTGCGCTTGTGCCGAAAATCCAATTAAAATTACGGCCAAAATTCCTATTATAGTTCTCATTCCTATTTTGTTTTGTAGTGTCATTTTTGTTGTTGTATGCTTAATAAATGTGTTTGAGTTTGGTGTTTTACATTTGGGCGTGCCCTCGATTAACAAAGGGGCCTTATTCTGAAACCGCTTATTCGGCCCCTTTGTTAATCGAGGTCGGGCTATCCGCGCTACTTTGGTAGCTAGCTTCTATCCCTCACGCGGTTCCGTGCAATAATTTAGTTTGGTGCAAAAGTAAGATCTTAAGTATTATTTAATAAAAAGCTAAAATTCAATATCTAAATTTCAAATTTCAAATCCAAAATTATCTAATTATCAAATTGTCAGATTTTCTAATTAACTAACTTTCATTTTCAAAAAATTGATCCAATCCTGTCATGTCTTGTATGTTTACGCTTCGGGCTTTACTTCCTTCAAAAGGGCCAACGATTCCGGCAGCTTCGAGTTGGTCAATCAATCGACCCGCTCTGTTGTAGCCTAGTTTCAGTTTTCGCTGCAATAACGAAGCCGATCCCTGTTGTGCGTTTACAATAACTTCGGCCGCTTCTCTAAACAAACTATCTCTTTCAGAAATGTCCATTTCCAGATTAATACCACTGTCTTCCCCAATAAATTCTGGAAGCAGATAAGCGGTGGCATACGCTTTTTGAGAACCTATAAAATCAACAATTTTTTCTACTTCAGGAGTATCCACAAAGGCACATTGTACACGTACAACATCATTTCCGTTCGAATACAATAAATCACCTCGTCCTATTAATTGGTCAGCTCCCTGAGTATCCAAAATGGTTCTGGAATCAATTTTGGAAGTTACTCTAAAAGCGATTCTCGCAGGAAAGTTGGCTTTGATTAACCCCGTAATTACATTCACCGAAGGTCTTTGCGTGGCAATAATTAAGTGAATACCAATGGCACGAGCCAATTGCGCCAAACGGGCAATAGGTACTTCAACTTCTTTTCCGGCGGTCATAATCAAATCGGCAAACTCATCAACAACCAATATAATATAAGGTAAAAAACGGTGTCCGTTTTCCGGATTCAGTTTGCGGTTTTTGAATTTCTCGTTGTATTCCTTGATGTTTCGCACCATCGCATCTTTCAACAGGGAATAACGGTTGTCCATCTCCACACAAAGCGAATTCAAAGTGGTGACTACCTTGGCGTTATCAGTAATAATGGCATCTTCGGTATCCGGCAGTTTGGCGAGATAATGTCTTTCTATTTTGTTGAAAAGCGTAAGTTCAACTTTTTTCGGGTCAACCAAAACGAATTTTACTTCGGCAGGATGTTTTTTGTATAAAAGCGAAGTTAAAACCGCATTCAATCCAACCGATTTTCCTTGTCCGGTCGCTCCCGCCATCAATAAGTGAGGCATTTTGGCCAAATCGACAACAAAAGTTTCATTCGAAATGGTTTTACCAAGTGCAATTGGTAGTTCCATTTCGGCTTCCTGAAATTTAGCCGAGCCAATGGCACTTTTCATGGAAACCATTGTTGGAGTTTTATTTGGTACCTCGATACCAATGGTTCCTTTTCCAGGAATAGGAGCAATGATACGAATTCCCAATGCCGATAATGACAAAGCGATATCATCTTCTAGGCTCTTGATCTTGGAAATGCGGATTCCAGCTTCGGGAACAATTTCATACAAAGTTACCGATGGGCCTACTGTCGCTTTAATTTGTGCGATTTCTATTTTGTAATTGCGAAGGGTATCGACAATTTTATTTTTATTTTCTTCGAGTTCTTCTTGGTTGATGGTAATTCCGCCAGT belongs to Flavobacterium gilvum and includes:
- a CDS encoding site-specific integrase, which translates into the protein MLKIYFYLKPGKAATGKESPIYARLRYKQQSLAISTGKYISKERWDFTQKLRNVLKLEKEKVIRHSLDTQQLCIEKKFIEMFKKDGDISLVNLRDELRGKNTSKPNEISINEILEIHIKHFSKKVSTAERSKASLQKYERSKELLTSFIQKEYHESNIPWNKITTSFVYKLESFLKHESPFKSKTGIKNNSVVKYMRMYKTACNYALKMELINKNPFGLYDGKIINKNVMYLSQKELSLIESKRITLERLEKVRDIFIFCCYTGYAPIDASALTTNNLTTDNNNKLWIQTTRAKTAISSNVPILSPVRKIIDKYNGQQIGLIPPISNQKMNEYLKELAILCKINKNLTWYTARHTFATTVTLGNGVRIENVSAMMGHTNILQTQHYAKVLDSNIMEDMEKLNEKMENSKL
- a CDS encoding LptF/LptG family permease, encoding MKIIDRYLLKTFLGTFATVFVILFFVFILQTVWLFIAELAGKDLDFVMVIKFLAFSMPRIVPLVLPLSILLASIMSFGNLSEHYEFAAMKSSGISLQRTMRSLTVAITILSIIAFFFANNVIPYAEFKFINFRKNIAQAKPALAITEGQFSDVGAYNIKVNKKWGENGNHLTGVTIHQKATNGDGSKTVIRAKTGELISSDKSSILQLVLNDGNYYQDIVPKKYEDRGKLPFAKSSFKKYRINIDLSELNKVDTKDESVSNTSTMLNVNDLKYTLDSLTKNRNTEIISFSENSVSRLGTFTNNNAPVVTKKKRHIKDLLSIYDNKKKLEILTSASSTTESMLFSIDATKSELDFKKKNINSHIISLNEKFVIVYACFLMFFIGAPLGAIIRKGGLGLPIVFAVMIFISFHFINTFGKRISQEDGLPPFLGAWMASMILTPLAILLTYRATNDIGLINMDVILAPIQKVFQKIVHKIFPSLNKE
- a CDS encoding LolA family protein; the protein is MRTIIGILAVILIGFSAQAQQDAQAKALLDKVTAKVKSYDNITIDFKYSLNNAKENINQDSKGTVVMKGNQFVLNFMGITKIFDGKKTYTIVPEDEEVTVSTVNEKDDAAITPSKMLTFFNTGYKFSMDIIQNVGGKKIQYVKLVPTNAKDQRKEILVGIDTKMNNIYNVIEIAKKGTKTTLTVNSFKTNQTLPKNQFTFVASKYPNYSINKLD
- a CDS encoding DNA translocase FtsK codes for the protein MAKSTKKESSDKKSTTETAAPKSWGISKQHKIVLGFLLVLFSVALLVAFVSFFIYGQIDQSALSELTNRKEEVQNWLGKFGAYLADLFVYRGFGIASFLFVRLFFLTGMYLILNLSIKKLKSVWFWDLFAIIILSVLCGFFATSLPELGGTIGYELNLFAQDYVGKTGTLLLLIFGLIIYLIFKLQVSPEKVQSFFEKTKKEISEDLAVTPLSAPEPNESAYNLEEFAVEEKEEEWDNIHLKNAGTQFEINKEALKPTISTASEINLEPTLKPLPIQPEPIAEPEKNEAFVIEKAIEEDIIEDNLASRLVSDFGLFDPTLDLSNYKFPTIDLLKEYSTGGITINQEELEENKNKIVDTLRNYKIEIAQIKATVGPSVTLYEIVPEAGIRISKIKSLEDDIALSLSALGIRIIAPIPGKGTIGIEVPNKTPTMVSMKSAIGSAKFQEAEMELPIALGKTISNETFVVDLAKMPHLLMAGATGQGKSVGLNAVLTSLLYKKHPAEVKFVLVDPKKVELTLFNKIERHYLAKLPDTEDAIITDNAKVVTTLNSLCVEMDNRYSLLKDAMVRNIKEYNEKFKNRKLNPENGHRFLPYIILVVDEFADLIMTAGKEVEVPIARLAQLARAIGIHLIIATQRPSVNVITGLIKANFPARIAFRVTSKIDSRTILDTQGADQLIGRGDLLYSNGNDVVRVQCAFVDTPEVEKIVDFIGSQKAYATAYLLPEFIGEDSGINLEMDISERDSLFREAAEVIVNAQQGSASLLQRKLKLGYNRAGRLIDQLEAAGIVGPFEGSKARSVNIQDMTGLDQFFENES
- the ribB gene encoding 3,4-dihydroxy-2-butanone-4-phosphate synthase — translated: MSTTKIQLNTIEEAIEDIRQGKIIIVVDDEDRENEGDFLAAAEKVTPEMINFMATHGRGLICTPLTESRCKELDLRAMVTNNTDHMETAFTVSVDLKGNGVTTGISAADRSKTVHALVDANTKPHDLARPGHIFPLIAKQGGVLRRTGHTEAAIDFARLAGFKPAGVICEILNEDGTMSRLPELLKVARKFNLKLVSIEDLVAYRMQHDSLIVKKEDFDIETRFGTFRLRAYEQTTNKQIHIALTKGTWNLGEPILTRIHSSQVNNDLLGTLTNNADQQLDDMFKIINQDGKGAVIFINQDMTAVNLLNRISELKSLQSEGTMKAPKVVIDTKDYGIGAQILHDIDISKIRLVSNTQQTKRVGMIGYGLEITEYVNY